Proteins encoded by one window of Lathyrus oleraceus cultivar Zhongwan6 chromosome 1, CAAS_Psat_ZW6_1.0, whole genome shotgun sequence:
- the LOC127085172 gene encoding protein MAIN-LIKE 2-like produces MSLLTMGQEHRGTRANIASFDPKKFRQRSHPMPYPDPWCVPYIERAGFGHVMHVVNATIDAKFILALCERWRPETHTFHLPTGECTVTLEDVYMLLGLRIDGKPVTGNVQQPNQICVQMLGVDLVEGEGSAKARGQGIKLSSLQLYHDSITLTEESSEQEKVIKTRVYIMLLFGNLLFPEGTGNSINFMYLSLLGDIDRISTYSWGSAVLAFLYSSLCKNAQNEHCTFSGCAFLLQTWGWWRLPRLAPENPNDYSFPYATRFITTGLDYSLTPKNKIIFYRQLLDRLRAQDVLPLNHSTSN; encoded by the exons atgtcgcttcttaccatgggccaagaacacagaggaactagggcaaacattgcctcattc gatcccaagaaatttcgtcaacgttcacacccaatgccttatccagacccatggtgcgtaccttacatagagcgtgcgggtttcggtcatgtaatgcatgtcgtaaatgccaccattgatgccaaattcattttggctctgtgtgaacgttggagacctgagacacacacctttcacctaccaactggtgaatgtaccgtcacattagaggacgtgtacatgcttttaggtcttagaatagatggtaagcctgtgaccggaaatgttcaacagcctaaccaaatatgtgttcaaatgttgggggtagatctggtcgagggtgaggggtctgccaaagcaaggggtcagggtattaaattatctagcctacaattgtaccacgactccataactttgactgaggaatcctccgaacaagaaaaagtcataaaaacccgggtttacattatgctattgtttgggaacttgctatttcccgaagggacgggaaatagcataaattttatgtacttgagtttgctcggggacattgatagaataagcacatatagttggggttctgcagtattagcattcctatatagctctttgtgtaaaaatgcacaaaatgagcactgtacattttctggatgtgcttttttgcttcaaacatgggggtggtggagattgccgaggctagccccagaaaatcctaatgactactccttcccctacgcaactag gttcattacaaccggactggattacagtcttacccccaaaaataaaattatattttatcgtcaactgttggatcgtctccgagcacaggatgtattaccactaaatcactcaacttctaactga